A stretch of DNA from Rothia mucilaginosa:
GCAGGGCATCGACATTGAGTACAAGGAGTTCAGCGCGTACACCGAGCCGAACCCCGCACTGGACGCCGGTGACATCGACATGAACCGCTTCCAGCACATCGCGTACCTGTCGAACTACAACGTCAGCGCCAACAAGGACCTGCAGATTGTCGGCCCGACCGTGATCTACCCGATGGCTCTGTTCTCCAAGAAGCACTCCAAGCTGGCTGACATCCCCCAGGGTGGCGAAATCGTTATCCCGAACGACACCGTGAACGAAGCACGTGCACTGAAGCTGCTGAAGACCAACGGTCTGGTCACCTTCAAGAACGCTGACGTTGACGCACCCACCATCGACGACGTTGACACCTCCGCATCTAAGGTGAAGGTCACCCCCGTTGACGCAACCCAGACCGTGGTCGGTATGGAGTCCGCTGACGGTGCTGTCGTCAACAACGACTTCCTCAAGGATGCAGGCCTGAAGCCTGCAGACGCTCTGGCTCAGGACGACCCCAAGAGCGACCCCTCCGCTATCAAGTACGTGAACCTCTTCGTTGCTCAGAAGGACAAGGCAGACGACGAGACCTACAAGAAGATCGTCGAACTCTTCCACACTAAGGCCGTCATGGACGTTGTCCAGGAAGAGACCCGCGGCACCGCTGTTGAGGTCAACGTAAGCACCGACGAACTGCGTCAGTCCCTGGCTAAGGAAGAAGCCAAGCTGCGCGCTAAGAAGTAATCTTCTGAATACACGCCTCCTCTAGGCATACGCAAAGGCGGTAAGTCTAAGCACCCGAAGCGGGTCACGAAAGGCTTACCGTCCTTTGCGTACCGGCGTTAAGGCCCTTTAACGCCCCAACCACGACATATACGGATACAAATTTATGAGTGAACTGGTACAGAGCTTCGGTGACAGCACCGAGCCCATGGTGGTTCTGGACGGAGTCTCCAAGGTCTTCGGCAACGGCCCCAAGGCAGTAGTTGCTGTCGACAATGTCTCCCTCACCATTAACCGCGGTGAAATTTTTGCAATCATCGGCTACTCCGGCGCCGGTAAGTCCACCCTCGTCCGCCTCATTAACGGTCTGGAAACCATCACCAGCGGCACCCTGACCGTTGGCGGCTTCGAGATTTCCGGTAAGCGCGACTCCGAACTGCGTGAAGCACGCACCAATATCGGTATGATCTTCCAGCAGTTCAACCTCATGAACTCCCGCACCGTGCTCGGTAACGTTGAGTTCCCGCTGAAGATTGCCGGCTGGTCTAAGAAGGACCGCCGCGCTCGCGCCCTGGAAATGCTCGAGTTCGTGGGTCTTGCCGACCGCGCGGGCCACTACCCGAACCAGCTTTCGGGTGGTCAGAAGCAGCGTGTGGGCATTGCTCGTGCGCTCGCAACTAACCCGCCTCTGCTGCTGGCTGATGAGTCGACCAGCGCGCTGGACCCGGAAACCACCCATGAAGTGCTTGCACTGCTGAAGAAGGTCAATCGTGAACTGGGTGTGACCGTCGTGGTTATTACCCACGAGATGGACGTGGTCTCTAGCATCGCTGACCGTGTGGCAGTGATGGAGTCCGGCCGCGTGGTGGAGCAGGGCAACGTGTACGACGTCTTCTCCAACCCGCAGACCGATGTGGCGAAGCTCTTCGTGGCAACTACCGTGAAGCTTGCTCCCACCGGCAAGGAAGCGGCTGAACTGCGCGCAAACCACAAGGGTTACCTCATCAACGTTGAAATCGTGGAGGGTAACCAGGAGCTCGGTAAGGTGCTGTCCTACCTGGGCGCCCGTAACGTCCGCTTCAACATTGTGGGCGGCGGTATCGAGACCCTGCAGGGTAAAGCGTACGGCACCCTCACCCTGGAACTCCTGGGTGAAATCACCAGTATTGATGCCGCCGTTGCCGAGCTGAAGACCGTCACCCGCGTGCAGGAGGTGCGCTAAATGTTTGCTACTACTCTTCCGCTGGCTACCTCGAAGACGGACTGGTCTGAGTTCCTGCCCGAGAAGCTGATTCCGGCTATTGGCGACACCTTCTACATGGTGTCTATTACGATGCTGTGTGCAGGTCTGGTTGGCCTGATTGTGGGCGCTCTGCTGTACACCACCCGTGCAGGTAATATCTTCCAGAACCGCTTCGTGTACACGGTCCTGAACATTCTGGTGAACGTGATTCGCCCGATTCCGTTCATCATTTTGATTGCGGCTCTGGGCCCGCTGACTAGCGCTGTGGTGGGTACCCGCCTGGGTGTAAACGCGGCGGTCTTCGCGATGAGCTTCGGTGCAGCATTCGCTATTGCCCGTATCGTGGAGCAGAACATGGTCTCCATTGACCCGGGTGTGATTGAGGCGGCTCGTGCGATGGGCGCTTCGAAGATGACCATCCTGTTCACCGTGATGATTCCGGAGGCGCTTGGCCCGCTGATCCTGGGTTACACCTTCCTCATCATCGGCGTGGTGGATATGTCCGCTATGGCCGGTTACGTGGGTGCTGGCGGTCTGGGTAAGATCGCGATCGTGGATGGCTACCAGCGCTTTAACGATGAGATCACCTGGGCTGTTGTGGCGATTATTATCGTCCTGGTTCAGCTGGTTCAGTTCCTCGGCAACTTCCTGGCGAAGAAGGTTATGCGCCGATAAGCTCGTGCCCCTTGTAGGCCTACTGTAGGTACTGTAGGTACAGCTGATAAGACATAGAAGACCCCCGTCTGCTCCTCAAGGAGCGGGCCGGGGGTCTTTCTTCGTACCGGAGGGGGGAGAGGCGCTAATTGCTTAGCCCTGCGTTGCTTCAGATTACTGCGCCGCCTCAGACTGCTGCGCCGCCTCAAGCTTGGCGATCCAGGTGCGTGCCGCCTCCCAAAGCTGCGGGTCCTTGAACGAATCGAAGCGTCCAAAACCGGCCGGTGCCTTTGCCGGGTCGGTGCCTTCCGGAACATAAACCATGACCTTCGTACCGGCGTCACGTGCCGCCTGCGCGCCCGCGGGGGAGTCCTCGAACGCCAGCGCCTCGTGGCCCTCAAAGCCGAGGCGACGTGCCGCCTCCAGGTACATGTCCGGGGCGGGCTTGCCGGTGGGAACGTCGTTGCTGCTGACCCAGGTGCGCACCAGCGGGGCGTAACCGTAGCTTTCCATTTTCAGAGTCAGAATGTTCGCGGTGGAGTTCGACGCCACCGCAACCGGCATGTGCTCGCTCAGGAAGCCCAGGAACTTCTGCGCACCCTCAATCAGGTCCACGCCGGAGCTGATGACCTCGTGCTCGGTGGTGAGCAGATCCTTCATCACGCGTTCATGGTGCTCGGCGTACTCTGCGGAGGCGGTGTCCGGCTTCCGACCGTTCTGCGCCTCGTAGGAGAGCAGGGCAAGCTCCTCGGCGACATCGGCTGCCGCCAGGCCGGTGAGGCGATGCTCCACCTCTTCGGTGAAGGGAACAGACCAGCGGGCGAAAAGCTCACGCTGCACATCGTTCCAGACGGTCTCGGAGTCGAGGAGGATGCCGTCGCAGTCGAAGATTGCGCAGCGGGGGAACCAATCGGAGGGTACGGTGTGTTCAAACATAATGTCAGTCTCTCACAGGGTTTTAGGCTATGGAAGTGGTGGCCCGGTGCGTGAGAAAACATGCGGGGTTGCGCCTCGCCCGCAGAACGGAAAACCACATGAAGAAACCCTCCCGCCGCATCCAGAACGGACGCAACGGGAGGGCAGAAGCTAAAACAGCTTAGAGAGCGGACACCGGCTTATGGGTCACCTGACGCATAAACGGAATGGTCGCCAACAGGCCCACATAGACCAGTGCCAGACCCAGCGCAATAGCGCCGAAGGTCATACCGAACATCTTCGTCAGAATCTCACCGGAAAGACCCTGCGCCGCAATCAACGCCGTCAGCGGCAGACCCAGCAGCGCAGAAACCACGCTAATGAGCACCAGCGGACCGAAAACCACGGTAAGGCGCGAAGCCTGCAACATCCTCGTGGGGGTACCCATCATATTCAGCGAAGAGTACAGGGAACCACGCTCGTAAATGGCGGCACTCTGGTTCAACACTGCGGAGAGAGTGACCAGCAGGTACGAGAAGAACAGCATGAGCAGCATGCCCTGGAACATGTCCGACATGATGGTCATGAAGGGGCCGGCGGCGGGGCCTACCTCCTTCGCCGTTTTGTTCATCTCACCCGCCAGAATCAGGATGGGGCCGAAGAAGGTCACCAAGAAGGTCGACAGTGCCACACCCGAAACCTGACGCCACGCCCCGCGCGGGGACTCCAGCACCGCACGGTAACCGAGCAGAACCGATGCCTTCTGGGTCATACGCACACGAATCTTTGCGTACGCCCACACCAGGAAAGTACCGATCAGGTCGATAGCAACCATCATCAGCAGACCCGGCAGAGCAATGAAAATCGCTAGGTTCTTAATCGCGCTATCGGCACCGCCGTCCTGGAAGGGTGAGAACATGCTAAAACCCTTCGAGGTCGAAGCCAGAATCATCACGGCAATGACCAGAACAACACCGATACCCAGAGCAATGTAACCGGCGGAACCAGCCTTCGCGCGGGTACGCACACCCAGCGGGCTGATGCTGACCTTCGCCAGACCGAAGAGGGAGCTGAGGGCCGCCAGAACCATACAGCCCAGGAAGCAGTAGAAAATCACGCTCACCGGCAGGAGCATATTCTCAGCACCCAGCGGAACGTTCATGAAGTGCAGGGCGCCGAACGGGAAAATCAGCACCAGGTAAAGCAGCAGACCGATGATGAAACCCACAAGAGAGTACACCAGCGCGTCCGCCACCGACAGACCCACAATCAGGGTCGTGGAGGCACCAATCAGACGCAGGGACGCCAGACGCTCATCACGGCGGCGGGCACTCAAACGAGCAGCCGAAGCGCCCAGGGTAAAGAGGGGAACAATCAGCACCAGAGCGGCAACCCACGCCAGACCCATGTAGAGCTTCTGAATGCCCATCAGGTTGATCATTTCGTGGTCAACGTTGGCGTGCTCAAGCCACGTACTCAGCGCCTGAACACCACCGGCAACCGTCAAAAACAGTGCCGAGGAGGCGGCAAAAGCCAGCACGGGAAGAATCGCCTGCGAACTCCATAGGGTTCGCTTGGCGAGTAGAGCATAGATTTGCATTATGCACCTGCCTGAGACTGAGCGCCGAAGCTCTGAGCATGGTTCTGGGAAGCGGGAACACCGCCCTGGTTATTGCGCTGATCGCTCACAATCTGGCCGTCCTGCAGGTACACCACGCGGGAGCATGCCGCCGCCACGTTCGGGTCGTGAGTCACCACCAGCAGAGTCTTACCCTGCTGCGGAATCATGGTCAGCAGCAGAGCCATCACCTCACGCGCGGTCTTCGAATCCAGCGCGCCGGTCGGCTCATCCGCGAAAGTCACGGGGGCACCGTTCACCTGGGAACGGGCAATAGCCACACGCTGAGCCTGACCACCGGACATCTCACCCATACGGCGGTCCAGCATCTGCCCCAAACCCAGACGGTTCAGCAGGTCAGCCGAAATGGAGCGCGCCTGCTGGCGGGGAACACCGGCAATCATCGCGGCGAGGGAGACGTTCTCCTCCGCGGTCAGCTCGGGAACCAGCAGACCCTGCTGGAACACAAAACCAAACGAGTTAGCGCGCAAGGAGGTGCGCTCACGCTCGCTGAGGGACTCCACCGCCACCTGACCGGTCGGGCCATTGAACAGCACAGAACCGGCATCGAGCTTGATAATGCCCGAAAGTGCGTGCAACAGAGTGGTCTTACCGGAACCGGAAGGACCCATAATCGCCACGGACTCGCCGGGGTAAATATCGAGGCTCACGTTACGTAGCACCGGGTTATTGCCGTACGACTTGTGCAGGTTACGGGCAGAAATAATCGCACCGCGTGCAAAGGGCGCCTGCTGCATCTGCTGAGGCGCCTGAGCCGGGTAGCCCTGCGGCTGACCCTGATAGTAGCCCGCCTGGCTCTGCTGACTCGGCTGACCGGACTGACCCTGCTGGGGCTGACCGGGCTGAGCGGAATACTGACCGGCAGGCTGCGCCGCCTGCGGAGGGGTCATTGAGTACGGGTTCTGAGCCTGGAACTGCGGGTTCTGGGATTGAGGATTCTGCGTCATGACAACCTTCATTGGGTATGAACTAACGGAAGTACATTTCTATCATCTCAGCTTCTTGGCGGCTCAACCCTCCGTCTGGGGGCTGAAAAATATGGGAAAACCCTGTAAAAATTCGCCCGACCGGGTGCTCAACCGCCCCGCACCTCATACCGCGGTATGAGCAAGCCTCAGCAGAAGGGATAAGCCGCGCACCCCTTGAACTGCGCGGCGGCCTTGAACTGCGCGGCGGCCTTGAACTGTGCGGCG
This window harbors:
- a CDS encoding ABC transporter ATP-binding protein: MTQNPQSQNPQFQAQNPYSMTPPQAAQPAGQYSAQPGQPQQGQSGQPSQQSQAGYYQGQPQGYPAQAPQQMQQAPFARGAIISARNLHKSYGNNPVLRNVSLDIYPGESVAIMGPSGSGKTTLLHALSGIIKLDAGSVLFNGPTGQVAVESLSERERTSLRANSFGFVFQQGLLVPELTAEENVSLAAMIAGVPRQQARSISADLLNRLGLGQMLDRRMGEMSGGQAQRVAIARSQVNGAPVTFADEPTGALDSKTAREVMALLLTMIPQQGKTLLVVTHDPNVAAACSRVVYLQDGQIVSDQRNNQGGVPASQNHAQSFGAQSQAGA
- a CDS encoding MetQ/NlpA family ABC transporter substrate-binding protein — its product is MKKFAAALAVVPLVIGLAGCGSTNSSSSSSSSKKVTIGVVGSEKFNKTLKEEAKKQGIDIEYKEFSAYTEPNPALDAGDIDMNRFQHIAYLSNYNVSANKDLQIVGPTVIYPMALFSKKHSKLADIPQGGEIVIPNDTVNEARALKLLKTNGLVTFKNADVDAPTIDDVDTSASKVKVTPVDATQTVVGMESADGAVVNNDFLKDAGLKPADALAQDDPKSDPSAIKYVNLFVAQKDKADDETYKKIVELFHTKAVMDVVQEETRGTAVEVNVSTDELRQSLAKEEAKLRAKK
- a CDS encoding HAD family hydrolase; its protein translation is MFEHTVPSDWFPRCAIFDCDGILLDSETVWNDVQRELFARWSVPFTEEVEHRLTGLAAADVAEELALLSYEAQNGRKPDTASAEYAEHHERVMKDLLTTEHEVISSGVDLIEGAQKFLGFLSEHMPVAVASNSTANILTLKMESYGYAPLVRTWVSSNDVPTGKPAPDMYLEAARRLGFEGHEALAFEDSPAGAQAARDAGTKVMVYVPEGTDPAKAPAGFGRFDSFKDPQLWEAARTWIAKLEAAQQSEAAQ
- a CDS encoding FtsX-like permease family protein, coding for MQIYALLAKRTLWSSQAILPVLAFAASSALFLTVAGGVQALSTWLEHANVDHEMINLMGIQKLYMGLAWVAALVLIVPLFTLGASAARLSARRRDERLASLRLIGASTTLIVGLSVADALVYSLVGFIIGLLLYLVLIFPFGALHFMNVPLGAENMLLPVSVIFYCFLGCMVLAALSSLFGLAKVSISPLGVRTRAKAGSAGYIALGIGVVLVIAVMILASTSKGFSMFSPFQDGGADSAIKNLAIFIALPGLLMMVAIDLIGTFLVWAYAKIRVRMTQKASVLLGYRAVLESPRGAWRQVSGVALSTFLVTFFGPILILAGEMNKTAKEVGPAAGPFMTIMSDMFQGMLLMLFFSYLLVTLSAVLNQSAAIYERGSLYSSLNMMGTPTRMLQASRLTVVFGPLVLISVVSALLGLPLTALIAAQGLSGEILTKMFGMTFGAIALGLALVYVGLLATIPFMRQVTHKPVSAL
- a CDS encoding methionine ABC transporter permease, with product MFATTLPLATSKTDWSEFLPEKLIPAIGDTFYMVSITMLCAGLVGLIVGALLYTTRAGNIFQNRFVYTVLNILVNVIRPIPFIILIAALGPLTSAVVGTRLGVNAAVFAMSFGAAFAIARIVEQNMVSIDPGVIEAARAMGASKMTILFTVMIPEALGPLILGYTFLIIGVVDMSAMAGYVGAGGLGKIAIVDGYQRFNDEITWAVVAIIIVLVQLVQFLGNFLAKKVMRR
- a CDS encoding methionine ABC transporter ATP-binding protein; its protein translation is MSELVQSFGDSTEPMVVLDGVSKVFGNGPKAVVAVDNVSLTINRGEIFAIIGYSGAGKSTLVRLINGLETITSGTLTVGGFEISGKRDSELREARTNIGMIFQQFNLMNSRTVLGNVEFPLKIAGWSKKDRRARALEMLEFVGLADRAGHYPNQLSGGQKQRVGIARALATNPPLLLADESTSALDPETTHEVLALLKKVNRELGVTVVVITHEMDVVSSIADRVAVMESGRVVEQGNVYDVFSNPQTDVAKLFVATTVKLAPTGKEAAELRANHKGYLINVEIVEGNQELGKVLSYLGARNVRFNIVGGGIETLQGKAYGTLTLELLGEITSIDAAVAELKTVTRVQEVR